DNA from Rhipicephalus sanguineus isolate Rsan-2018 chromosome 11, BIME_Rsan_1.4, whole genome shotgun sequence:
TGCATCTCGCCACGCTTCGCGGAAAGCCAAATATTTTTCAAAGGCTGCGGATTGCTGTCTGTTTCGGATAAAGTCGATTTCCACAATGAGTGGGAGCTGTTGAATTTTGGGGGGTATGTGCTTCAACAAACGTTCGAGAAAAAGCTTTGTCCTAAATTGACATTCCGTACTATATCTGTTTTCAGGTCCTGGTGTGGACCTACCGTTCGAAATTTTTCTATCAGAataatgcatagcctgtggaacaGGCGCATGATGCAGATCTACGCCGATGCTTGAAACAtcctttacttatttatttattttatgataCTGCAGGCCAATATTTTTTACCCATGGCAGAAGGGCAACACGATGGATAAAAATACAACGTAACGCAAGGGTAGTAGATAAAAAggttgaaaaaagaaaacgaaaacgttTTATATATTTATGACTGTATTAACCATTTCTTTTAATACTTTGCAGTAGTTTTCATCCTATGAGCCATATTTGTATAAATAAGAACATTGCACTGTTACCTGTTGTATTGAATTATAAGAGCGATCATTGTATATTAAGAAATATTGCTCTTATTTTTCACCTGATTGTTTCGTTCTATTTTCTGTTTCGCTATTTGCCATTTTGATATTTACTATTTTTCTACTTTTTACCTATCATAATGTGTTGTTTTATTTTCAGGAACATTGTATTGCCTCTTTGTACTTAGAAGCTTATTAGTTATTATATTTACCACTTAcctctgtaatgtctgttgaccctgagggtaaataaataaataaatgtatacaTCATTCGTGTACATTTAAAGCAATCCACTTTATCTGAATCCTTGCTGCGAAATCTTTATTCTGAAGACTCAAAGCTTACGCTGAATGGCGCGCCACAAAGCGCACTTTAACCTGGTCCAGCTTGTCGAGACTTATGCTAGGGTCATCGAGGTCATACTGTAGCGGCTGTTCGAGGAGGACACGGTATTTTTGCAGAAGGAAGGTCACTAGCAGGAAAATCTCCATTGAAGCAAATACCTCTCCTGGACATGACCTCTTCCCTGAAATGcagcgagcaaaacatgtttcgcACGCTCAGCGCAGGAAAACAAAGGAATAGGCATATGACAGTTCATTATTAAAATACCGTCCAATAGAACAATTATCATAAAATCTATTTGACAAACAAACAATATATAACACAGGATCTAACCGTGCTTTGCACAAACACATCTGTTTGTGCAAACATAAAACTGGTGAGTTCAAATACGCGGAATTTTAACGCAGTTTTACGTTCCTCTTAACTAAGGACATCTCTAGGACATTAGCGCAGGCACAAAAATCTCACATGCAATGACTGCTTGTAGCTCTGAGAATATTGTCAAGCTcgtttataaattttattttgatCTATCCGGGTTTCAGCCtcttagcaacgctcggcgcagaccgcgccgccatgcttgagaagcttcgcgactatTTGAGGTCATTCTGTTAACACTTATGCGcaagacgcgaatagtcaagttatTCATGAGCTTACGTGaccaccagcaataacgctgggaGGTTTGATGACTGTTttataaaggacgacgcgctcCGCCGCCAATGatattactcgacggccgacgactattCAGGCCACTATCGGTTTACAGTGGGAATCGCTTGCATGTTCTGTTCTCATTTTCCGCGCACAGGTTCGCCAAAATTAAACGTttagtcttgaacacgccgactgctgccttcttcaaagTCACGTCCACGTGATAACATGCTGCTAGAATGCATAAAAGCTCGAGTTAACCCTTGTAATATGTTGTGAGGTGCCCCTGTGCGGCTATAGAAGGCGGACATTTGTGCAAAAAGTTGTGAATAGCAGTGGATCGATTGCATGTCCCTGACGTAACCTTTTCTCGATTGGGATTTCCTGCTTCTTATGAGGTCAAGCAAACTAGCCGCGGAATCTCCATATGTATTGCCTGTGGTATTCAGATATCCTTAGTATTGTCTATTTCGGCGAAATGCTTCAAGAACCGCTTGTATATTTACGGAGCCGAATGCCTTTTTCGTTATCTATAATTGTCACACAGATCTTTGCAGCATCAATAGCCAACCCTAATTCCAATATTCCGCCCAGAGCCTCGTCAACATGCAAATACGTGAATTTTGTAACAGAATATCTTGCGCTATGGCATCTCAAGTCGTACAATATGCTTCTCGTAGAACGCCTATTTGGTAGACAAACTTTCTAATAGACGTGAGATGCAGCAGAGTTCTGTGAATTGAGTAGAAGCCAGAATCACCAGACTATCGACCGGCTGTTATAAATCATGCAACACGGTTTTGGTTGTGTAATTCCTGCACTAACTAAACCATGAGCATAACTCACCGGCTGCAAACGGAATAACATTGTCGAGCTTCTCAGGCACGAAGAAGCCGTCCTTGTCAAGAAATCTGCTCGGATCAAAACGATGTGGCTCGCGCCAAATAGTGGCGTCGTAGTGGGCTGCCCACAGATTAAAGATGACGACGGTCCCTCTTGGTATAAAAAAGTTGTCGACCACGATGTCTTCGTTAGCTCTGTAAAGAGGTGTAACATGAACTATACGGCATCAAATCAATGTTAAAACTGTTAAGCACAAACGATGAGGTGCCCAATCACTCAGTCCTTCGTAATGTATATGCAACTGCCTTCGCATATTCCAAGGCAAATCTTTAGCTGAAACGTCAAAGTTCCATGTCCGCCGCTTGTGCCACCGCATGAGCATACTGTCAAACGAGGAGAAATCACGTTATGCGTCCActtttatgaataaataaatataactATCTGAAACTAAGCAAACGCTGTTGCGTGAGGGCCACCTGGCAGCATTCACTTCAAGAGATACATTCATTTACACTGTCGGTGTCATGGAGCTGCGGCTTTCATTGTTCTTTGCAAGAAACAGTTTTTGTGCGAAAATGACGCTGCTGTTGCCTCATTCCATATGAAGCATTGTTAATAGTATCGCTCTAAGCTCTCCAGGACCTACACCAAATCAAATATTATCCAATATTTGTGTGGCGAGGCCCAACATATCCACGCGACTAACATTAGGCGGCTAAAAATTGACCACCGATACTTGTGTGTCATGTGGGAACCTCGATGACTAGCCGCTAAGCTGAGTTTCTGAAATCTCTCTTATCAACGGCACGAGCCGTATCCGACATTCATTCGGCCGTATATGTGTTGTCGTGTTGGCAGGCCCCGTAAGCTTCACAATTCAAGGACGTAATGAATCTGCTGCAGCGCCTTAGATACTAACGCATGTGCGGTCGAGCGCGTGGTGCTGCTCCTTAAACTATATCGTTCGTTTGGAATGTGGACGTACGGCGCTGCCTTTTTGCGGCGCCGTCAAAGCGCCGCATGGTAACTAGCTGCGAATGGCAGTGGAACAATGAAACAGTAGGAAAAAATCAGCGCGGGCGTTCTTCAAAACCAGTTGCACTTGTTTGCCCGTGGGGCTTGTGGCGTGCTCGGAATGTATCACGATGGCCGGCAGTAGGCTTCTCTCTAGCTGTATCACGACACTCGCCTGAAATTGTCGTGTAGGGGCCCTCAAGCAATTGCAGGTGGCAACGTGTCCTACATGTACTACAGCCGCGAAAGCACTTTCTTAAAGTGGCAGTGTCCAAGTGGGTCTTTAGAAATCAATGTTGAAAAGGAACGGGTACACGGCAGTGTCTGCCTTGTGGCTCTCTCGAAGTTCTTAGCTCTTGGAGGCAGCGGTCGGCGACTGGCGGGACGCGGTGGCGGGTGCGAGCATCAATTGTAGTACACGTGTCCCTCGCTGCAAACTCGCGCAACGATAGGAGTTGCCGCACTTCGGCAGTGCCATGTTATTCGCTCGAATTATGTATTCTGCAAATGCTCAGGTTCGTATAAAACTCTTAGCATGCGCTATCTTGCTGGTATATTATCTTGCGCCTATTTGGGATCAGAATGCATTTTGACTACTAGCTTATCTCTCCTACTGTCAATACCTAACACGCATAATAATGGTTTGGAGTATTTCCCCGCTTCGTAGGACCCAGCTATATTTTACAATGTACAGACAGTGGTGTGCGCTGGCGTGCGCTATGACAGTCATCTAACAGTTTCAATGCAGCCGCTCCAGAAAGAGAAGGAGATCCTACAATATCTGAAAACATAGCTATCAGCCTGTTTAGTCTCGCAGATGAAGTCGGGCCGAGACTATGTGTATACAGAAAAATGAAAGATTTATTTGCGTCATTTTATCTTTCCCATTTATCGCTATGTCTGCATAATCTGTGAAACATATGGCAGGCAATGATAGTTGCCTTGGCTTTCGGGCAGCGCGTGCTTCACAACTAATATTGCATACGAAATAATCCACTTCCTCTTGCGGATGGTGATCGTCGAAGATTATCCGCGGGAATTTAGAGAGAAATTTTGAGAATGGGAGTTCCCATGTAAGGAGCAAATGCCAACACTAAAGGTAAGTCTAGTAATGTCTGAATGTGGGGATTGACAGTTCTCTAGGGACGTCCTTCTTGGAGAACAATGTGCAATGATTCAGGAGCAGGGTGAATCGTATCACAATTCATTTACCGCGCTCATCCCAGATATCTCGTAAGCTACAACAAAATCCTATATTTGATAAGTTTGTGAAAGTGTTTTTTCGTTTAATTTCAACAAATCATTCTTTCGATTCGGCTTATGAAACGTATTTTGTCGAGCAATTCAATGAACATGACAGCCCTTTTGATAACCTACAAATTATGTACGACACTGTCTCTCTTTGTGGCACACACACTTGATATCTTTCGCACGTAATTTCCATCGGCGAAGTAAATACATTTGTCTAATTTTCATTGGGTCTAGATCATGTACGAAATGCATACGTAAAAGAAAGTAACAACATATaattcacacatacacacaaagttCTACAAGCTAGGCGGCACATATTTCCAGTCATTAGCGAGCCAAAGTGCAATAAGCTTAAGCATAGCATGCCGCCTCACACCAACCTAAGATATTACACTTCACTTACTCTCTTGGCATTCCAAGGGGCGGTGCCGGCTTCCAGCGGTGGATTTCCCAGGAGCAAGCTAAAGTATAAGGCATGTGCTTCCGGTCATCCCACGTGGGCACCCTCTCAGAACCTACAACCTCGTCGATTTCCTGCTGCACTCTTCTTTGTATTTCTGGTCTAGCGGCAAAGTTGAGAAGGTGCCAGTGCATCGTGTTTGTCGTGCTGAATGTTCCGGCTATTAGGAAGGTTTTCACGTTGCCTATAAGAAACCTCTCTGTTGGGAATAAAGAGTAAGCCAAAGCGTGAGTTGTGTATTGGGTTGTCAATTGAGTCTACCCTAACGTACCAAAAGCGTTTTTCATGCTTTTTTATGAAGCTATTGAAATGACTTTACGAAGAGGTCACCATTCTTCACATCTAATTTGGTCTTAGTACTTGTCGTAGATCGAACGTCACCATAACGAACGCATGGAGATGCTTTTACACGTGTTAAACAGTGCAGGGCGTACAGTTGGTTGCCCCATTTGAATTACAAAAATACTAGCAAGGATCATTCTTTGGGACATCGGAGCTCTATAATGGGATTAGCATTCAAGTGGTGGTGCGCCTATGGTGGTAGAAATGGCCTCATACATGACTCCCACGCGTTCCTCCAAGAGCTTTTTCTGTCCTCTCTTTACCGGATGTACCATGCCAGGTAGCGGAGGGCGCACAAACATAGGCTTCTTTTGCATACATTTCAATATCGCACCTGTATAGCACTGTTACCTGCTCACGACGAAATTTTGTAGCACATCATTGTGCGCGTATATATTCCGCTTCGGGCTGTAGAGCTTGAGAACCCAATTACGATACCGATTACTGCATATTTCTATCAATtccttccttgaaaaaaaaaagtggcgctcGAATAACGAGGCTTAAACGGGGATTGAAACCGCGATTTTAAAAAGGTGCCCAAGAATTGTGATCTCCTCTTAATATATAAATCGTGTACGCACTGTGATATATTAATCGGTATGCGAATTCCTACGTTTTCTTTTAGCATGTTGCTCCACTTTAACAAGCGCAAAAGAAAGCTACCGTTCAGGTGCGCCTCATAAGCCACCAAATCCAGTTTCACGATAAGCGTATCACAATACTAGACCTTACACGAAGCGTTGCCTTTCATAAGCAATAGAAAATGCAGAACTGGTTGGATAAATTCCACAGGGGCTCAATGTTCCGACGCCGGCAATACCTTCAGAATGCTGAATTGGACAGTCTAGACTTCCGTGGCCAAGGTTCACATCCTTCTTCCTCGCTATCAAAAATACTTCTTCAAAGCCAGTTCTTCAGGTTGCCCGAACAACAGAGGCCTCCAGATGGTTGATGTTGTCGCTGCTTTCAGCGAGGACAGATGGAGCTACATGCGTTGCGGCTAATACTGAGTTGTTGACAGTCACGGCGAACGGAGCCGTAGTGCATTTGAGCTAGTCGACAACATGGCAACAAAAGGTAGCAGGGCCAGAAGAGTctaacagaaagaaatagacctAGAGGatttttcaagaaataataattCTAACACGTATGCGCGCAGTGAACGGCAGTGCAGCGCCGTGAGACGGACCTTCCTGGATATATGCACGATAATAACGGCGCCATGTTTCTAAATGGACAAACTCTGGGGGAACATGGTAAACAATGCCTTATGCAGTGGCGTATCGATCACCTTGTTCgcaagtggggggaggggggggcaaacATCTCTCAGTCCGTCAGCcgttatatatataatatatagagacagagagaacttcattcgcactcaCTTTGATGTTATCTGCCATATACAGAGACAGGATTTGCTAAGCAGTGTGTTATAACACCATAGCGAAGGTACAGTTAGTTTTACatagcatacactgggacaaccatacacATGCGTCTTATGTATTATGCATttaccacacaactttatgcccGAATACAACTACGCCGATGGCGACCTTCCCAGTATTGTAGATTTGTGTGAatgctgctcactaataattccGTTGTTTAATGTAGATAGGAATGATTGCACATTTCCTTTATCGTGAAAAGTACCATACATTTTTGCACATACTGTCTCGTTTGCTCATAGTCGACATAGTGATTCTAGCGCAtgggtattattattattactgttactATATTACAATTATTGTTAACTTGTGAACCACAAGTTTCCTTTACGAAAAGTGTGCGGTATTAGAGACGTAGTACATTGTTTATACTCGTCGTATTTGTATATGCAACATTGCATGGAGGGCCATCCGGCACTTCTAAgtaaatacgctaatgcaaacAATGCAACGACAAATGTTCTTTTAAGAAAATGTGGGAGATTGTAACGGTAAGCTACTCCTAAATGTTCGAAATTTTCTCGGTCATACatacagcacctgctcgtaacgcgatgcaacaaattaCGCGAAAATAATCCATCGCGTAATGACCACTCATACACGACTACTCAAAAAATAAGACAATAAACTATTTACAATACAGCATAAGTTTGGCCATTGGTTCATGGGCATTCGTAAAAAAATTCGAATTTTTCGATGTGCTATAAAATTGCCTGCTTTTTACGCGAcatcacaaatctgtgaaatcgcgtggttttttttttttttcaaatgacgtGTGCATATTAAAGATCGCATTCATATGCTGAATAACACCTAAACTATTTTCTTTTTGGAATAACCGGACACTGTCTTCTTCTGAACGTAATGCAAGAAGGCTGGCTATCGATCACATCGGCAGCGGCTGCTTACAGCAGCTGGCGCGTTGTGTACACTAATGATGTGCAGatatagtataacgatgttgagctgtttgtgcacGTATACAACActttgaactcatccttgctgtgagagagggagagagagaaattaacAGGGCTGCACGTGTATGCTGATTTTCAGTTCGAGTTGTACTTCGAGCTGTGAAATTCAATTCAAAAtcaatcaagaccaactagcccgcctgTTAATtcagtcttcttagtccagaaaaccgcggACCTTCACCATAtccctggtccggtagatcaGTTTGCAGGGCAAGATTGAAAGCTGCCCCCAATGTGGTCGAGCCCACTGCCTTATTTGTCACCTTATTGCATGCCGGCGCGTTCGGTGCAAGCTACCTTATGATGAGCAAGCCCAAGCTGGTTGATCGGACACTAAAGCAGAATCCCTTATTTAGCGCTTCCTCTTCGGCCAAAGtaaaacactcaacacttctgcacactc
Protein-coding regions in this window:
- the LOC119374877 gene encoding vitamin D 25-hydroxylase; this encodes MADEEAAMRKVTNILDRMRTIMLGGAVIQFSPSLVRNLLYHLPFTRNGKVDAIMSEMDNFVRDRNDNYKPSMRDNDRQGFIEGYTKKIQEVKMEDLPKFQERFLIGNVKTFLIAGTFSTTNTMHWHLLNFAARPEIQRRVQQEIDEVVGSERVPTWDDRKHMPYTLACSWEIHRWKPAPPLGMPREANEDIVVDNFFIPRGTVVIFNLWAAHYDATIWREPHRFDPSRFLDKDGFFVPEKLDNVIPFAAGKRSCPGEVFASMEIFLLVTFLLQKYRVLLEQPLQYDLDDPSISLDKLDQVKVRFVARHSA